A DNA window from Ranitomeya imitator isolate aRanImi1 chromosome 2, aRanImi1.pri, whole genome shotgun sequence contains the following coding sequences:
- the LOC138664820 gene encoding heat shock protein beta-11-like → MLCLYVQRNHDPWKSFIQPLWPASSDLFTKMEEDMIRTIEEIKGNMRRMELFHQQLMEEMVIDDNKPQPLMPSGDIMSSDGGFTLSIGVQDFYPHELTVKLFGRKLLVTGAKETKTDDGKGSFSYKCQIFRKESDLPQDVRAEDMSCLLTSDGQLKIEAPWQTAPALKERNVPIQLTTVEAKKQKTEDAKDTKSNQVSMP, encoded by the coding sequence ATGTTGTGCCTCTATGTTCAAAGGAACCATGATCCATGGAAGTCCTTCATACAGCCTCTATGGCCAGCCTCCTCAGACCTCTTTACCAAGATGGAAGAGGACATGATAAGAACCATTGAGGAGATAAAAGGCAACATGAGACGTATGGAGCTGTTCCACCAGCAGTTGATGGAGGAGATGGTCATCGACGATAATAAGCCTCAACCACTGATGCCTTCTGGTGACATAATGTCCAGTGATGGTGGTTTTACGCTTTCCATAGGCGTTCAGGACTTTTATCCCCATGAGCTCACAGTTAAACTGTTTGGAAGAAAACTACTAGTTACTGGAGCCAAGGAAACGAAAACAGATGATGGGAAAGGTTCCTTTTCCTACAAATGTCAGATCTTTAGGAAGGAGTCAGATCTTCCCCAGGATGTACGAGCAGAAGATATGAGCTGCCTTTTAACCTCTGATGGGCAACTGAAAATAGAGGCCCCATGGCAGACTGCTCCAGCTCTGAAGGAAAGGAATGTGCCTATCCAACTTACAACTGtagaagcaaaaaaacaaaaaacagaggaTGCCAAAGACACAAAGAGTAACCAAGTCTCAATGCCTTAA